A single window of Magnetococcus marinus MC-1 DNA harbors:
- the tnpB gene encoding IS66 family insertion sequence element accessory protein TnpB (TnpB, as the term is used for proteins encoded by IS66 family insertion elements, is considered an accessory protein, since TnpC, encoded by a neighboring gene, is a DDE family transposase.) — protein sequence MMRPSPDISVVHLCLEPVDFRKGINGLAALVEAELELNPFDEALFVFRNRSLDKVKILYWEQNGFCLWQKRLEKDRFHWLRQGGTAEIQITGRQLNWLLDGYNLAAMKGHNKLHFSSIV from the coding sequence ATGATGCGCCCATCGCCGGATATTTCTGTCGTCCATCTCTGTTTGGAGCCGGTGGATTTCAGGAAGGGGATCAACGGACTGGCTGCATTGGTGGAGGCAGAACTGGAATTGAATCCCTTTGATGAGGCTCTGTTCGTGTTTCGCAATCGATCATTGGACAAGGTGAAAATCCTTTATTGGGAACAGAATGGGTTCTGTCTGTGGCAAAAGCGGCTGGAAAAGGACCGATTTCACTGGTTGCGTCAGGGAGGTACCGCCGAAATCCAGATCACGGGGCGGCAGCTGAATTGGCTACTTGATGGCTACAACCTAGCGGCAATGAAGGGCCACAATAAACTGCATTTTTCTTCGATTGTATAG
- the tnpA gene encoding IS66 family insertion sequence element accessory protein TnpA, translating to MTDKSIDGSGLSEKQQYWLAHLHTCRLEAGTIKGYAEANGLSLPSLYFWKRKLTQMGFLEESGSGKRRFQRLELSSTSPAGVCRIQFPNGMTVEWSGNGGESLLSVLRSVAAL from the coding sequence ATGACGGACAAATCAATCGACGGATCTGGGTTGAGCGAGAAGCAGCAGTACTGGCTTGCTCATTTGCATACTTGCCGTTTGGAAGCTGGTACCATTAAGGGGTATGCCGAAGCCAATGGTCTGAGCCTTCCATCGTTGTACTTTTGGAAGCGCAAGCTGACGCAAATGGGGTTTCTGGAAGAGTCAGGATCGGGCAAGCGACGTTTTCAGCGATTGGAATTGAGTTCGACGTCTCCAGCAGGGGTCTGCCGGATTCAGTTCCCAAATGGTATGACGGTGGAGTGGTCAGGGAATGGTGGCGAGAGCTTGCTCTCTGTCCTGCGATCTGTGGCAGCCTTGTGA
- a CDS encoding chemotaxis protein CheB translates to MKTDAKESEPQINWPVVGIGSSAGGLEALTSLLGGLDQDVEHSFVIIQHLSPHHRSMMVTLLERETLLPVRDVQDGLRPARGVIYVTPENHNVILADGRFRLLTPSKQVVPKPSVNLFFRSLAEELGELAVGVILSGTGSDGAQGVKEIKYAGGTVLVQDPEESKYDGMPRAAIETGVVDLILPAQTIGKRLMGLALSDSGQLHFSEEGFEQAGVAGLINQLHAWTKIDFSGYKESTLSRRVQRKRPFLPRIQFVLKVCQAF, encoded by the coding sequence ATGAAAACAGATGCGAAAGAGTCAGAGCCACAGATCAATTGGCCTGTTGTGGGTATTGGCTCATCAGCGGGTGGTTTGGAGGCGCTGACCTCCTTGTTGGGTGGATTGGATCAGGATGTCGAGCATTCCTTCGTCATCATCCAGCACCTCTCCCCTCACCATCGCAGTATGATGGTCACCCTGTTAGAACGGGAAACCCTACTGCCTGTGCGGGATGTGCAGGATGGGCTGAGACCTGCCCGAGGGGTGATCTATGTGACCCCAGAAAATCACAATGTTATCTTGGCGGATGGCCGCTTTCGACTGTTAACTCCCTCCAAACAGGTTGTACCCAAACCCTCGGTGAATCTGTTCTTTCGCTCCCTTGCTGAAGAGCTGGGTGAGCTGGCCGTCGGGGTGATCCTCTCCGGCACTGGATCCGATGGGGCGCAAGGGGTCAAAGAAATTAAATATGCTGGTGGCACGGTCTTGGTGCAGGACCCGGAAGAGTCCAAGTACGACGGCATGCCCCGCGCCGCCATTGAGACCGGGGTAGTTGACCTGATACTCCCAGCGCAGACCATTGGTAAACGGCTGATGGGGCTGGCCCTCTCCGATTCCGGTCAGTTGCACTTCTCTGAAGAGGGGTTTGAGCAGGCTGGGGTGGCAGGCTTGATTAACCAACTGCATGCCTGGACCAAAATTGACTTCAGTGGCTACAAGGAGAGCACCCTAAGCCGACGGGTACAGCGTAAGCGTCCATTTCTCCCCAGGATTCAGTTTGTTTTGAAGGTGTGTCAAGCTTTCTGA
- a CDS encoding GGDEF domain-containing protein, which yields MVHNVKFWPKRTAKLEILIIFAHYHIGLHLEFHIFLSIPVLLATWFLGIKSGIFIAIVTDMFWLQIDWMLAPSEEAHQFLIFNSIMRTIISLVGAWLIYSLRKALQQLEVMATHDKLTGILNRHGFQERGKYIIDQSQRHSWPLAVVMMDIDHFKKINDSFGHDIGDLVLQSLGSELKKSVRSTDIVARLGGEEFALILPNTDSKHAHQIADSIRKKIETSRLSLPDGKFLTYTLSLGVTSGLGIDKMDLLLNQADNALYRAKGTGRNRVVSFHQTAHSC from the coding sequence TTGGTTCACAACGTCAAATTCTGGCCGAAACGAACTGCGAAACTTGAGATACTAATTATTTTTGCTCACTACCATATTGGGCTACATCTAGAGTTCCACATTTTTTTAAGCATTCCTGTTTTACTTGCAACATGGTTTCTTGGAATAAAGAGCGGTATTTTCATTGCTATTGTGACTGATATGTTTTGGCTACAAATCGACTGGATGCTAGCTCCTAGTGAAGAAGCGCATCAGTTTTTAATTTTTAATTCAATAATGCGCACCATAATTTCATTAGTTGGTGCCTGGCTTATCTATTCTTTGCGCAAAGCTTTGCAACAGCTAGAGGTTATGGCAACACACGACAAACTAACAGGTATATTGAATCGTCATGGATTCCAAGAGAGGGGGAAATATATTATTGACCAATCTCAACGTCACAGCTGGCCTTTAGCAGTTGTGATGATGGATATCGACCATTTCAAAAAAATTAATGACAGTTTTGGCCATGATATAGGAGATCTGGTTCTCCAATCTTTAGGCTCAGAATTAAAAAAATCTGTTAGATCAACAGACATAGTAGCACGACTTGGGGGTGAAGAATTTGCTCTGATTCTTCCAAATACAGATAGCAAGCATGCCCATCAAATAGCGGATAGCATTCGCAAAAAAATAGAAACCTCTCGACTTTCATTACCTGATGGAAAGTTTTTGACTTATACGCTGAGTCTTGGTGTAACCTCAGGATTAGGAATTGATAAAATGGATTTATTGCTCAATCAAGCAGATAATGCTCTGTATAGGGCAAAGGGCACTGGGCGAAACCGTGTGGTAAGCTTTCATCAAACTGCTCATTCCTGTTAG